The Fimbriimonas ginsengisoli Gsoil 348 genome window below encodes:
- a CDS encoding response regulator, with product MILTARAEALYKEHNDRICQSVDRTMAILFGVQWIFGIVAALVISPRTWIGTASETHLHVYAAIFLGGAISAAPIFLALTQPGSVLTRHVVAVSQMLWSALLIHLTGGRIETHFHVFGSLAFLAFYRDWKVLLTATIVVAADHFVRGVYFPQSVFGVTTASQWRWLEHAGWVIFEDVILVRYCIRGHAEMREIAERQSRLEMAHELTEAEVRSRTAQLEIALHQAEAANRAKSEFLANMSHEIRTPMNGVIGMAELLMGTELQGRQREFARTIQHSADSLLTIINDILDFSKIEAGKLELEEVDFSLAEVVDEVGSLFSSDAHRKGLELLVALPTVLPIVRGDPGRLRQVLTNLVGNAVKFTEHGEVVIRVEQVQNADGRVRLTFSVEDTGVGIPPDRIDAIFHSFTQADGSTTRRFGGTGLGLTISRTLIDLMGGTISVTSELGRGSQFTVDVTLPTGHPPQTSSQADISGLHVLVVDDNATNRRILEENLRAWNCLVTSFDSPLKALDYLAQPNRRECDLILTDYLMPDMDGVEFAQAVKDVPLVLLSSAVDIRPQREWAAIGLVAWLAKPVRQAHLLRVLRQFRGHSLGQAEEALLPPEHQPLNLRVLLAEDNEVNQLVAVGMLEELGCSVTIAETGLQAIDLSAEERFDVVLMDVQMPELDGLAATERIRERERSTGGHLPIIAMTASAMEGDRDTCIAAGMDDYISKPIAARTLRQRLDALGLRSGAPLEQSKP from the coding sequence ATGATTCTCACAGCTCGCGCCGAAGCGCTCTATAAGGAACATAACGACCGGATTTGCCAGAGCGTGGACCGCACCATGGCGATCCTCTTTGGCGTCCAGTGGATCTTCGGCATCGTCGCGGCTCTCGTGATATCGCCGAGAACCTGGATCGGGACCGCCTCCGAAACGCACCTTCACGTTTATGCGGCTATCTTTCTCGGTGGAGCGATCTCAGCCGCCCCGATTTTCCTTGCGTTGACCCAACCCGGCAGCGTGCTGACCCGCCACGTCGTCGCCGTCAGCCAGATGCTCTGGTCTGCCTTATTGATTCACTTGACGGGCGGACGAATCGAGACCCACTTCCACGTCTTTGGATCGCTCGCGTTCCTCGCCTTCTACCGCGATTGGAAGGTTCTTCTCACGGCGACCATCGTCGTGGCAGCGGATCACTTCGTCCGAGGGGTCTACTTCCCTCAATCGGTCTTCGGAGTAACCACGGCTAGCCAATGGCGCTGGCTGGAGCACGCGGGCTGGGTTATCTTCGAGGACGTCATCCTGGTGCGCTACTGCATCCGGGGCCACGCCGAGATGCGAGAAATCGCCGAACGACAGTCGCGGCTGGAAATGGCCCACGAACTTACGGAAGCCGAGGTTCGAAGTCGCACCGCCCAGCTCGAAATCGCGCTTCACCAAGCGGAAGCGGCTAATCGAGCGAAGTCGGAGTTCCTGGCAAATATGAGCCATGAGATCCGAACCCCGATGAACGGCGTGATCGGAATGGCCGAGCTGTTAATGGGCACCGAGTTGCAAGGACGTCAGCGGGAGTTCGCCCGGACCATCCAGCACTCCGCCGATTCGCTCCTCACGATCATTAACGACATCCTCGACTTCTCCAAGATCGAAGCCGGCAAGCTCGAGCTTGAGGAAGTCGACTTCTCCCTCGCCGAAGTCGTCGATGAGGTCGGTTCCCTGTTCTCCTCCGACGCCCATCGCAAAGGGCTCGAATTGCTTGTCGCTCTGCCCACCGTTCTTCCGATCGTCCGGGGCGATCCCGGGAGGCTGCGACAGGTCCTCACGAACTTGGTCGGCAATGCGGTGAAGTTCACCGAGCACGGCGAGGTGGTGATCCGGGTCGAGCAGGTGCAGAACGCCGATGGACGCGTCCGGCTAACCTTTTCGGTTGAAGACACCGGGGTGGGAATTCCTCCAGACCGAATCGACGCGATCTTCCACAGCTTCACCCAGGCCGATGGGAGCACCACCCGCCGCTTCGGTGGCACCGGCCTCGGTCTGACGATCAGCCGGACCCTGATCGACCTTATGGGAGGGACGATCTCCGTCACCAGCGAATTGGGCCGTGGAAGTCAATTTACGGTCGACGTAACCTTGCCGACCGGTCATCCGCCGCAAACAAGCTCGCAGGCGGACATAAGCGGGCTCCACGTGCTCGTGGTCGACGACAACGCGACGAACCGAAGGATTCTCGAAGAGAACCTCCGAGCCTGGAACTGCCTCGTCACCAGCTTCGACTCGCCGCTTAAAGCGCTTGATTACCTCGCCCAGCCGAATCGCCGCGAGTGCGACCTCATCTTGACCGACTATCTCATGCCGGATATGGACGGCGTCGAGTTCGCGCAGGCGGTTAAAGACGTCCCGCTCGTCTTGCTCTCTTCCGCGGTCGATATTCGACCTCAACGTGAATGGGCCGCCATCGGGCTGGTAGCCTGGCTCGCAAAGCCTGTCCGCCAGGCTCACCTTCTTCGTGTTCTGCGGCAGTTTAGAGGCCACTCGCTTGGGCAGGCCGAGGAGGCGCTCTTACCGCCCGAACACCAGCCGCTGAACCTACGAGTTCTCCTTGCGGAGGACAACGAGGTCAATCAGTTGGTGGCAGTGGGGATGCTGGAAGAACTGGGCTGTTCTGTAACGATTGCGGAAACGGGACTCCAGGCGATCGACCTTTCCGCTGAGGAGCGATTCGATGTCGTCCTTATGGACGTACAAATGCCGGAGTTGGACGGGTTGGCAGCCACTGAGCGAATTCGCGAGCGGGAGCGGTCGACCGGGGGCCACCTTCCGATCATCGCGATGACCGCCAGCGCCATGGAGGGTGACCGCGACACTTGCATTGCCGCCGGGATGGACGACTACATCAGCAAACCGATCGCAGCGAGGACGTTGCGCCAGCGCCTCGATGCCCTTGGGCTGCGATCCGGCGCCCCCTTGGAGCAAAGTAAGCCGTAA
- a CDS encoding carbohydrate ABC transporter permease: MDPGPEAGMTYTRRRGLAGLLFLAPYALSFGVFIVLPILVALVLAFMQFDLTARDSIKFVGTKNFVDAWKDDYFWQAMRATLAYVVLMVPSLLVTALGMALGLNAMTRGRNTVRALLFLPGMLNVAVTGILWQWFYNGEFGLFNFLLKSFHLNPAPWLSDKAYAMPSIVLMSLWWTLGGTSVVLLAALQQIPRQLFEAAVLDGSGPRALFGKIILPLLKPVLLFVVVTNTIAGFQVFGQPFLLTRGGPELSTRGLVQYIYETAFNNYRLGYGAAMSWMLFAVVAIFALIQYGFLRRSTA, from the coding sequence TTGGACCCAGGACCGGAGGCCGGTATGACCTACACCCGCCGCCGCGGTCTGGCCGGACTCCTCTTTCTTGCCCCTTACGCGCTGTCGTTCGGCGTGTTCATCGTCCTCCCGATCCTCGTCGCCCTCGTCCTCGCTTTCATGCAGTTCGACCTCACGGCGAGGGACTCGATCAAGTTCGTCGGAACCAAGAATTTCGTCGACGCCTGGAAGGACGACTATTTCTGGCAAGCGATGCGTGCAACGCTTGCCTACGTCGTGCTCATGGTCCCCAGCCTGCTGGTCACCGCCCTCGGCATGGCGCTCGGGTTGAACGCAATGACGCGGGGACGCAACACCGTGCGCGCTCTCCTATTCCTCCCCGGAATGCTGAACGTCGCCGTCACCGGCATCCTGTGGCAGTGGTTCTATAACGGGGAATTCGGGCTCTTCAACTTCCTGCTCAAAAGCTTCCACTTGAACCCCGCCCCGTGGCTCTCCGACAAGGCGTACGCGATGCCGAGCATCGTCCTGATGAGCCTCTGGTGGACCCTCGGCGGCACATCGGTCGTATTGCTCGCCGCCCTACAGCAAATCCCCCGCCAGCTATTCGAAGCTGCCGTCCTCGACGGTTCCGGCCCGCGTGCCCTGTTCGGAAAGATCATCCTTCCCCTCCTCAAGCCGGTCCTCCTGTTCGTGGTCGTCACCAACACCATCGCCGGATTCCAGGTCTTTGGTCAACCGTTTTTGCTGACCCGAGGCGGACCGGAGCTCTCGACGCGCGGACTTGTCCAATACATCTACGAGACCGCCTTCAACAACTACCGGCTCGGATACGGCGCCGCGATGAGCTGGATGCTCTTCGCCGTCGTCGCGATCTTTGCGCTCATCCAGTACGGCTTCCTGCGAAGGAGCACCGCATGA
- a CDS encoding GTP 3',8-cyclase MoaA, with protein sequence MPLLLDRFDRTIDYLRVSVTDRCNFRCVYCMPEEGFPCTPKEEHLSAEEFARIIGVAAGLGMSKVRFTGGEPLLRKDLPEIVRAARDAGVVDLSATTNGHRLPEMAEPLAAAGLSRVNISLDTLRPDRFTAIARRGSLEIVLEGIRAAVEAGLAPVKLNVVALRGINDDEAADFAAWTLREPVHVRFIEVMPMRWNLDEGPSMEAFSPHGGAGLLQIRQAPGGMLSDADMRRRFVPCEELMASIEAVHGKLEPADLRTNGPARTFRLAGAPGTVGFISQISNDLCSRCNRLRLTHDGFLRGCLMSDGELDLRNPIRSGATDEEIRALFEHVVAHKPERHYLAEGQRVTGRGMSQIGG encoded by the coding sequence ATGCCACTTCTCCTTGACCGCTTCGACCGGACGATCGACTACCTGCGGGTGTCGGTCACGGATCGCTGCAATTTCCGGTGCGTGTACTGCATGCCGGAAGAGGGATTTCCGTGTACTCCCAAGGAAGAGCACCTGTCGGCGGAGGAGTTCGCTCGCATCATCGGCGTCGCCGCCGGGCTGGGCATGAGTAAGGTGCGGTTTACCGGCGGGGAGCCGTTGCTGAGGAAGGACCTTCCGGAGATCGTCCGCGCCGCGCGAGATGCGGGCGTGGTCGATTTAAGCGCGACTACGAATGGGCATCGCCTCCCGGAAATGGCGGAGCCGCTTGCTGCGGCTGGGCTGAGCCGGGTGAATATCAGCCTCGACACTTTACGCCCTGACAGATTTACGGCGATCGCACGCCGAGGCTCGCTGGAGATCGTCCTGGAAGGTATCCGTGCGGCGGTCGAGGCGGGCTTGGCCCCGGTGAAGCTGAACGTCGTGGCTTTACGTGGGATTAACGACGACGAAGCGGCCGACTTTGCGGCTTGGACTTTGCGCGAGCCGGTCCATGTGCGGTTTATCGAAGTAATGCCGATGCGGTGGAATCTGGATGAGGGGCCTTCGATGGAGGCATTCTCGCCCCATGGCGGAGCTGGCTTGCTTCAGATCCGCCAAGCGCCGGGTGGGATGCTCTCGGATGCCGACATGCGGCGTCGATTCGTTCCTTGCGAGGAGCTGATGGCGTCGATCGAGGCGGTCCATGGCAAACTTGAGCCGGCCGATTTGCGTACGAACGGTCCGGCAAGAACCTTCCGGTTAGCCGGGGCTCCCGGAACCGTGGGCTTTATCAGTCAGATCTCGAACGACCTCTGCAGCCGGTGCAACCGGCTTCGCCTTACCCACGATGGATTCCTCCGCGGCTGCCTCATGAGCGACGGCGAGCTCGACCTGCGGAATCCGATCCGATCCGGCGCCACCGACGAGGAGATCCGAGCCCTGTTCGAGCACGTCGTCGCCCACAAACCCGAGCGCCACTACCTCGCCGAAGGGCAACGCGTTACCGGACGCGGGATGAGCCAGATCGGTGGTTAG
- a CDS encoding arabinan endo-1,5-alpha-L-arabinosidase, with translation MLISLVALGMAFLSLHPEQRSYWSAFPFDGFVPENGVGVHDPSICDFDGHYVCLNTNGNGFGMMRTSTDLIHWHVDGPVLPATPDWLQKAMPQHRSIWAPEAIRHGRDGLRMYYCASAAFGHNNSWIGVAECPHFNLLKPTDGWIDLGLIIDSKEGRDNFNAIDPSILVDAKGRQWMFFGSYWSGLYVAELDPTTGKLLHSDRSDMTLVARNPLDKANGIEAASAVYRDGFYYLFANYGLAAQGVRSTYQIVVGRSASPNGPFVDSQGRTMVEGGHEDVLKTSSPMFGPGGGAAFRDSKGRWLLSLHYYDGRKPWHGQVWGVPTLQVRDLLWSPDGWPLPGLPIMPESNELNRHPQKSPVGHWRHQGDFGAVSEVDIRRDGTFEIEGKRRGKWSRTGDELKLTWDPDSAFTDTVQLAYAGNYYIGRNTSNQIIRGVRVGRRSR, from the coding sequence GTGTTGATTTCTCTCGTGGCACTTGGCATGGCTTTCCTCTCTCTTCATCCGGAGCAGAGATCGTATTGGTCCGCCTTCCCGTTCGATGGATTCGTCCCTGAGAACGGAGTCGGTGTTCACGACCCGTCGATCTGCGACTTCGACGGCCATTACGTTTGCCTCAACACGAACGGCAACGGGTTCGGCATGATGCGCACCTCGACGGACCTGATCCATTGGCACGTGGACGGTCCGGTCCTGCCGGCGACGCCCGATTGGCTGCAAAAAGCGATGCCCCAGCATCGCTCGATTTGGGCTCCCGAAGCGATTCGCCACGGGCGGGACGGGCTGCGAATGTACTACTGCGCCAGCGCCGCCTTCGGCCACAACAATTCCTGGATCGGCGTCGCCGAGTGCCCTCACTTCAATCTCCTTAAGCCGACCGATGGCTGGATCGATCTTGGGTTGATTATCGACAGCAAAGAGGGGCGCGACAACTTCAACGCGATCGATCCCTCGATCCTAGTCGATGCCAAGGGCCGGCAGTGGATGTTCTTCGGCTCCTACTGGTCCGGACTCTACGTCGCTGAGCTTGACCCAACGACCGGTAAGCTGCTCCATTCCGACCGGTCGGACATGACTCTGGTGGCGCGGAATCCCCTCGATAAGGCGAACGGGATAGAAGCCGCGAGCGCTGTTTACCGCGACGGCTTCTACTACCTCTTCGCCAACTACGGATTGGCCGCGCAAGGGGTTCGGAGCACCTACCAGATCGTGGTCGGCCGATCCGCCAGCCCTAACGGCCCTTTCGTCGACTCGCAAGGCCGGACGATGGTCGAAGGCGGACACGAGGACGTCCTCAAAACCTCGTCCCCCATGTTCGGCCCTGGCGGCGGCGCCGCGTTCCGCGACTCCAAAGGTCGCTGGCTTCTCTCCCTCCACTATTACGACGGCCGCAAGCCTTGGCACGGCCAAGTCTGGGGCGTTCCCACCCTCCAAGTGCGCGACCTGCTCTGGTCGCCCGACGGCTGGCCCCTCCCCGGCCTACCCATCATGCCCGAGTCGAATGAACTGAATCGGCACCCGCAAAAATCACCCGTCGGCCATTGGCGTCACCAAGGCGACTTCGGAGCGGTATCCGAAGTCGACATCCGCCGCGACGGCACCTTCGAAATCGAGGGGAAACGCCGAGGTAAGTGGTCGCGAACCGGGGATGAGCTAAAGCTCACCTGGGACCCCGACAGCGCCTTCACCGACACTGTCCAACTCGCCTACGCCGGCAACTACTACATCGGCCGCAACACCTCCAACCAAATCATCCGAGGCGTCCGCGTGGGAAGGCGATCGCGATGA
- a CDS encoding carbohydrate ABC transporter permease encodes MRSVPRQINTAVMSVISLVFLSPVVLMVLTSMKPESEVLNPASAIPKHWTLSNYAHVLGWSEDAPFGRWLLNSFFISSSVTLAVILLSSMAAFAITRLRVPGGNVFLGIVVASMMVPGQLFLVPLYLMLSRLHWLDTPAALIVPATAGGWGVFMLSQFMRAIPEAVEEAALMDGCTPFGLYLNVSLPLCAPAIATLGILTFVGSWNDFLGPLVFMDSVRNYTLPVGIALYQSSYYQDYGLTLATSVLATAPLVLVFMAFQRQIVESMASTGLKD; translated from the coding sequence ATGAGGAGCGTCCCGCGTCAGATCAACACCGCCGTCATGTCGGTGATCTCGCTCGTCTTTCTCTCGCCCGTCGTGCTGATGGTGCTGACGTCGATGAAGCCGGAATCCGAGGTCCTCAACCCGGCCTCCGCGATTCCGAAGCATTGGACGCTGAGCAACTACGCCCACGTCCTCGGCTGGTCAGAGGACGCTCCGTTCGGCCGCTGGCTGCTGAACAGCTTCTTCATCTCGTCCAGTGTCACCCTCGCGGTCATTCTCCTGTCGTCGATGGCCGCGTTCGCCATCACCCGCCTTCGCGTGCCAGGAGGAAACGTTTTCTTGGGCATCGTCGTGGCTTCCATGATGGTGCCGGGGCAGCTCTTCCTCGTCCCCCTCTATCTGATGTTGAGCCGGCTCCACTGGCTCGACACTCCCGCCGCCCTGATCGTCCCCGCCACCGCCGGCGGATGGGGCGTGTTCATGCTGAGCCAATTCATGCGCGCGATCCCCGAAGCGGTGGAAGAAGCCGCCCTCATGGATGGCTGCACCCCGTTCGGGCTCTACCTGAACGTCTCGCTTCCCCTCTGCGCGCCCGCCATCGCCACCCTGGGAATCCTCACCTTCGTCGGCTCGTGGAATGACTTCCTCGGCCCGCTCGTGTTCATGGATTCGGTCCGCAACTACACCCTCCCGGTCGGCATCGCCCTGTATCAAAGCAGCTACTACCAAGATTACGGCCTCACCCTCGCCACCAGCGTGCTCGCCACCGCTCCGCTGGTCCTCGTCTTCATGGCGTTCCAACGCCAGATCGTCGAGAGCATGGCCTCGACCGGCCTCAAAGACTAA
- a CDS encoding extracellular solute-binding protein produces the protein MTAKSTLALLFVITVVLGLLRSDWSPTAAKRQIHLSFWNGWTGPDGRVALEMIRRFNKANPDIQVSMQRMDWATYYNKLMVAAVDGRGPELFVIHSSTLPRMHRAGFVANVTTLFEGQDAIPPSDFDPYVLEQERYGSDYVGVPLDIHPQGLYCNLDLLKKAGLAHPPTNREEFLQAMRAMRVDSDHDGHPDNWGFALTLWRNNFQSLMPQFGGRYFDENGHADLANPGNVAALEFLAEIEKQHLVPPPENGLGWVGFRQGKVGMVFEGVYMLGDLLRLDDLKYTGAPIPQVGPRPGTMADSHVLCIRQGLDAATRSAAERFIRFMSANSIDWAAAGQVPARKSVRATPAFAAMPVQSAFAKQIPYMLYPPRTTVLFELSLEIDLAVEKVLRGRASATEALKTANANVQSALDRDARERTGERVSCGAPFPSSRCLCLTRERGLGVRESPPEGPPLSRAASPTANLKSGIKPAPWTQDRRPV, from the coding sequence ATGACCGCTAAGTCAACCCTTGCCCTCCTCTTCGTGATCACCGTCGTGCTCGGCCTCCTCCGATCAGATTGGTCGCCGACGGCGGCGAAGCGACAGATTCACCTGAGTTTCTGGAACGGCTGGACCGGGCCCGATGGCCGCGTGGCGCTTGAGATGATCCGCCGGTTCAACAAGGCGAACCCGGACATCCAAGTCTCCATGCAGCGGATGGATTGGGCCACCTACTACAACAAATTGATGGTCGCCGCCGTCGACGGGCGGGGGCCCGAGCTGTTCGTCATCCACTCCAGCACGCTTCCCCGCATGCACCGAGCCGGCTTCGTGGCGAACGTCACGACTCTCTTCGAGGGCCAGGACGCCATTCCTCCAAGCGATTTCGATCCGTACGTACTGGAACAGGAGCGATACGGCTCCGACTATGTCGGCGTCCCGCTCGACATCCATCCCCAAGGGCTCTACTGCAATCTGGACCTCCTCAAGAAGGCCGGTCTCGCCCATCCGCCGACGAACCGCGAGGAGTTTTTGCAGGCGATGCGAGCCATGCGAGTCGATTCCGACCATGACGGCCACCCGGACAATTGGGGGTTCGCGCTCACCCTCTGGCGAAACAACTTCCAGTCGCTGATGCCGCAGTTCGGTGGCCGCTATTTCGACGAGAACGGCCACGCCGACCTCGCGAATCCCGGTAATGTCGCCGCCCTTGAGTTTCTAGCCGAAATCGAAAAGCAGCACCTCGTGCCGCCGCCGGAGAACGGTCTCGGCTGGGTTGGCTTTCGTCAGGGCAAGGTCGGAATGGTATTCGAAGGGGTCTACATGCTGGGAGACCTCCTGCGGCTCGATGACCTCAAATACACCGGCGCCCCGATCCCGCAGGTTGGACCGCGCCCGGGAACGATGGCCGACTCCCACGTCCTCTGCATCCGCCAGGGCCTCGACGCAGCCACCCGCTCCGCCGCGGAGCGATTCATTCGGTTCATGTCCGCGAACAGCATCGACTGGGCCGCCGCCGGACAAGTCCCCGCCCGAAAAAGCGTCCGCGCTACGCCAGCGTTCGCTGCGATGCCGGTTCAATCCGCGTTCGCCAAGCAGATCCCATACATGCTCTACCCGCCGCGAACGACGGTCCTATTCGAGCTAAGTCTGGAGATCGACCTGGCTGTAGAAAAAGTCCTTCGCGGCCGAGCCAGCGCCACCGAAGCCCTAAAAACCGCTAACGCCAACGTCCAATCCGCCCTCGACCGCGATGCCCGAGAAAGAACGGGTGAACGGGTCTCCTGCGGAGCCCCCTTTCCCTCCTCGAGATGTTTGTGCTTGACGAGGGAGAGAGGGTTGGGGGTGAGGGAGTCCCCTCCGGAAGGACCGCCGCTCTCCAGAGCGGCCTCCCCCACAGCGAACCTTAAAAGCGGAATCAAACCCGCCCCTTGGACCCAGGACCGGAGGCCGGTATGA
- a CDS encoding alpha-N-arabinofuranosidase, producing the protein METTTLHLHTAFTVDTVDPRIFGGFLEHLGRAVYDGVYNPESVHADDMGCRKDVLAALRRLNFTAMRYPGGNFVSGYHWQDAVGPREKRPKVRDIAWQSIETNQFGPDEFLELARRMDWTPMMAVNLGTGTPEEARNWLEYCNVDGGSKWADMRRENGYEEPHNVKLWCLGNEMDGPWQIGHIPAENYAILAQQTARMMKMTDPDIELVVCGSCAPDLPTYLEWDRKVLEHVRDEVEYLSLHRYVGNEFDDTEEYLAVTNSIDRQIEATDAVCLSAYHTRKTKRRVHLSCDEWNIWYRARHGEHLDGKGKYAPHLLEEQYNMEDVLVAAGFLNSFIRHADSVKIANLAQIVNVIAPIFTRGDEMFLQTIFYPIEMYSRRRTGTSLQVQVQGPGYTSKRYGKVNYLDSSAILNGDELSVFLVNRNLNEPMEVEVRLADAPIESLLNADFVAGTDPKATNTFEHPHRVQSCTHDDIAIKNGVATISLPPLSVYAGTLKIGR; encoded by the coding sequence ATGGAAACAACCACCCTCCACCTGCACACCGCCTTCACCGTCGACACCGTCGATCCCCGCATCTTCGGCGGCTTTCTCGAGCACCTCGGCCGGGCGGTCTACGACGGCGTCTACAACCCCGAGAGTGTCCACGCCGACGACATGGGGTGCCGGAAAGATGTGCTCGCCGCCCTGCGCCGCCTCAACTTCACCGCGATGCGCTACCCCGGCGGAAACTTCGTCAGCGGCTACCACTGGCAAGACGCCGTCGGCCCCCGCGAGAAGCGGCCGAAGGTGCGGGACATCGCCTGGCAATCGATTGAGACGAACCAGTTCGGCCCGGACGAGTTCTTGGAGCTGGCCCGCCGAATGGATTGGACGCCGATGATGGCGGTCAACCTCGGCACCGGCACCCCGGAAGAAGCGCGAAATTGGCTGGAGTATTGCAACGTCGACGGCGGCTCCAAGTGGGCCGACATGCGGCGGGAAAACGGCTACGAAGAGCCGCACAACGTCAAGCTGTGGTGTCTGGGTAACGAGATGGACGGTCCTTGGCAGATCGGCCATATCCCCGCCGAAAACTACGCGATTCTCGCCCAGCAGACCGCGCGGATGATGAAGATGACCGATCCGGACATCGAGCTTGTCGTCTGCGGCTCCTGCGCCCCCGACCTCCCCACGTACTTGGAATGGGACCGCAAAGTCCTCGAGCACGTCCGCGACGAGGTCGAATACCTCTCGCTCCATCGCTACGTCGGCAACGAGTTCGACGACACCGAAGAGTATCTCGCCGTCACCAACAGCATCGACCGCCAAATCGAAGCGACCGACGCCGTCTGCCTCTCCGCCTATCACACCCGCAAGACGAAGCGCCGCGTGCACCTGAGCTGCGACGAGTGGAACATCTGGTACCGCGCCCGCCACGGCGAGCACCTCGACGGCAAGGGGAAATATGCCCCGCACCTATTGGAGGAGCAGTACAACATGGAGGACGTGCTCGTCGCCGCCGGCTTCCTCAACAGCTTCATCCGCCACGCCGACTCGGTCAAGATCGCTAACCTCGCCCAGATCGTCAACGTCATCGCCCCGATCTTCACGCGCGGCGACGAGATGTTCCTCCAAACGATCTTCTATCCGATCGAGATGTACAGCCGTCGCCGCACCGGCACTTCGCTCCAGGTCCAGGTCCAGGGACCGGGCTACACGTCGAAACGGTACGGCAAGGTGAATTACCTCGACAGCAGCGCGATCCTAAACGGCGACGAGCTGAGCGTCTTCCTCGTAAACCGCAACCTGAACGAGCCGATGGAGGTCGAAGTCCGCCTCGCCGACGCCCCGATCGAGTCGCTCCTAAACGCCGACTTCGTCGCCGGTACCGACCCGAAAGCCACCAACACCTTCGAACACCCCCACCGAGTCCAAAGCTGCACTCACGACGACATCGCCATCAAAAACGGCGTTGCCACCATCTCTCTCCCCCCCTTGTCGGTGTACGCGGGCACGCTAAAGATAGGAAGATAA
- a CDS encoding prepilin-type N-terminal cleavage/methylation domain-containing protein: protein MANSRRAFTLIELLVVIAIIAILAAILFPVFAQAKAAAKKTSCLSNMKQLSLGNYMYAGDSDDIYPSSGEGLRTDDFTACHIVINGVSGVAWCPGDNRALGFIDPAEIQNWGAEIYPYTKSLPIYVCPSAAKVSNNIFGALSTPGAGNASYAFNGNASKASTTTISNTANFIVFQGADSTSRDAYVQPTPLPTLNICNGIDLSWMGATHGKGDNYGFGDGHAKFVNRTGVTWAMMGVSSDVHRFANGSEVGIVSNKTSLTDPSLNQNNWESYGTCDVSALP from the coding sequence ATGGCTAACTCCCGCAGAGCATTTACCCTTATTGAGCTCCTTGTCGTTATCGCGATCATCGCGATCCTCGCTGCTATCCTGTTCCCGGTTTTCGCCCAAGCCAAAGCCGCCGCGAAGAAGACCTCCTGCCTCAGCAACATGAAGCAGCTCTCCCTGGGCAACTACATGTACGCCGGCGACTCCGACGACATCTATCCGTCGAGCGGCGAAGGGCTTCGTACCGACGATTTCACCGCCTGCCACATTGTCATCAACGGCGTCTCCGGCGTCGCTTGGTGCCCAGGCGACAACCGCGCCCTCGGCTTCATCGACCCCGCCGAGATCCAGAACTGGGGAGCCGAGATCTACCCCTATACGAAGAGCCTTCCGATCTACGTCTGCCCGAGCGCGGCCAAGGTTTCGAATAACATCTTCGGCGCTCTAAGCACCCCCGGCGCAGGCAACGCCAGCTACGCATTCAACGGCAATGCGAGCAAGGCGAGCACCACCACGATCAGCAACACCGCCAACTTCATCGTGTTCCAAGGCGCCGACAGCACCTCCAGAGATGCGTACGTCCAGCCCACTCCGTTGCCCACGCTGAACATCTGCAACGGTATCGACCTTAGCTGGATGGGCGCAACCCACGGCAAGGGCGATAACTACGGATTCGGCGACGGCCACGCGAAATTCGTAAACCGAACCGGCGTTACCTGGGCGATGATGGGCGTCAGCAGCGACGTTCACCGCTTCGCCAACGGCTCGGAAGTCGGTATCGTCTCCAACAAGACGAGCCTTACCGATCCCAGCCTTAACCAGAACAACTGGGAAAGCTACGGCACTTGCGACGTATCGGCGCTTCCCTAG
- the moaC gene encoding cyclic pyranopterin monophosphate synthase MoaC, with amino-acid sequence MDLKSATETGMWDVSDKTPTVRTARAYAILRMSPETALAVREGTVPKGDPLPVARVAAVMAAKNTPSIIPYCHPLPVESVKVRFSVGDDAIEIETETKTSAKTGVEMEALAAASVAALTLYDMLKQLDMGMTIESVRLVEKKGGKSDYQRNT; translated from the coding sequence ATGGATTTGAAGTCGGCCACCGAAACGGGAATGTGGGACGTTTCGGACAAGACGCCAACGGTGCGGACAGCGCGCGCATACGCCATCCTTCGGATGTCGCCGGAGACTGCCCTGGCGGTGCGCGAGGGGACGGTACCGAAAGGGGATCCGCTCCCGGTCGCTCGGGTAGCGGCGGTGATGGCGGCCAAAAACACCCCATCGATCATCCCATACTGCCACCCGTTGCCGGTCGAAAGCGTTAAAGTGCGCTTTTCAGTGGGCGACGATGCGATCGAAATCGAGACCGAGACGAAGACTTCGGCCAAAACCGGCGTGGAAATGGAGGCGCTTGCCGCCGCATCCGTCGCCGCCCTCACGCTCTACGATATGCTGAAACAGCTCGACATGGGGATGACCATCGAGTCAGTCCGTCTCGTAGAAAAGAAAGGCGGCAAAAGCGATTACCAGCGAAACACGTAA